Proteins encoded within one genomic window of Panicum virgatum strain AP13 chromosome 1N, P.virgatum_v5, whole genome shotgun sequence:
- the LOC120655992 gene encoding protein MKS1-like has translation MDASSGDRSSPRSRQLQGPRPPRLAVSKDSHKVRKPPVAPQRHHHLDQQQQQVVHHLQQQRQHPHQYQQQARQPVIIYDASPKVIHAKPGDFRALVQRLTGPGSTSQAQFDAAAAGPSSSDAPPQPASAMELEPREFLLSPTAALSPAARLAAIERSVRPLPPHAHAHAPAPVPPYYGGAADDDLFLLPGPASADLDGFAAGFRPGILSPAALPPAASTGLFSPMPFDPSCLSWLSELSPFLPSAGTRAEQAPPFAPSPRSSLLLATPTMPSPATFSVLEFFSSNFPDQ, from the coding sequence ATGGACGCGTCGTCGGGCGACCGCTCGTCGCCGCGCAGCCGGCAGCTGCAgggcccgcgcccgccgcggctcGCCGTCAGCAAGGACTCGCACAAGGTCAGGAAGCCGCCCGTCGCGCCGCAGCGGCACCACCACTtggatcagcagcagcagcaggtcgtccaccacctgcagcagcagcgccagcacccgcaccagtaccagcagcagGCGCGGCAGCCGGTCATCATCTACGACGCCTCGCCCAAGGTCATCCACGCCAAGCCGGGGGACTTCAGGGCGCTCGTCCAGCGCCTCACCGGCCCGGGCTCCACCTCCCAGGCCCaattcgacgccgccgccgcgggcccgtCGTCCTccgacgcgccgccgcagcccgcgtcCGCGATGGAGCTGGAGCCGCGGGAGTTCCTGCTCTCGCCCACCGCCGCGCTCTCCCCGgccgcgcgcctcgccgccatCGAGCGGTCCGTGCGCCCGCTCCcgccgcacgcgcacgcgcacgcgccggCTCCCGTCCCGCCCTActacggcggcgcggccgacgacgacctcttcctcctccccggcccggCCTCCGCGGACCTGGACGGCTTCGCGGCGGGCTTCCGGCCCGGGATCCTCTCGCCCGCCGCTctcccgccggcggcctcgACGGGGCTGTTCTCGCCGATGCCGTTCGACCCGAGCTGCCTGTCGTGGCTGAGCGAGCTGAGCCCGTTCCTCCCCTCCGCCGGCACCCGCGCGGAGCAGGCGCCGCCGTTCGCGCCCAGCCCGCGCAGCAGCCTGCTGCTGGCCACGCCCACCATGCCGTCGCCGGCCACCTTCTCCGTGCTCGAGTTCTTCAGCAGCAACTTCCCGGACCAGTAA
- the LOC120655994 gene encoding beta-1,2-xylosyltransferease XAX1-like: protein MTSTAYSRQSKLPGGGGERRLPPRLMRGLASKIEPKKLGVGLIAGCCLALLTYVSLAKLFAIYSPVFASTANTSALMQNSPPTASKPSVPETEAIPPQETLVGRGGGGDAVDLPEAAGSEEPGLPDVVTRKDMPVAAGSDEPGLPDALRRKDDGENAAAASEPKPSAKEGEGEQKQNGGAAAAAGDGKMTCDENGVDEGFPYARPTVCELSGDIRVSPKQKTVYLVNPSGAGGFDEGGEKRLRPYARKDDFLLPGVTEVTVKSSPSAAAAPRCTKQHAVPAVLFSVAGYTDNFFHDMADAMVPLFLTAAHLKGEVQLLITNYKPWWVQKYTPLLRKLSNYAVINFDEDAGVHCFRAGFVGLYRDRDLILSPHPTRNPRNYTMVDFGRFVRGALALPRDRPAVLGEEPGMRPRMLIISRAGTRRLLNLEEVAAAAKELGFNVTVAEAGADVPAFAAQVNAADVLLAVHGAGLTNQIFLPTRGVVVQIVPWGKMDWMATNFYGRPARGMQLRYLEYYVGEEETSLKDKYPREHTVFRDPMALHKQGWQALAEVVMKQDVTVDLIRFRPFLLQALDKLQE, encoded by the exons ATGACGTCGACGGCCTACTCGCGGCAGTCGAagctgccgggcggcggcggggagcgccgGCTGCCGCCCCGGCTCATGCGGGGCCTCGCGTCCAAGATCGAGCCCAAGAAGCTCGGCGTCGGCCTCATCGCCGGCTGCTGCCTCGCGCTCCTCACCTACGTCTCCCTCGCCAAGCTCTTCGCAATCTACTCCCCCGTGTTCG CCAGCACGGCCAACACGTCCGCCCTGATGCAGAACTCGCCGCCGACGGCGTCCAAGCCGTCAGTGCCGGAGACGGAGGCCATCCCGCCGCAGGAAACACTagttggccgcggcggcggaggtgacgCCGTGGATCTGCCGGAGGCGGCGGGCTCCGAAGAACCCGGCTTGCCGGATGTTGTCACGAGAAAGGATatgccggtggcggcgggctCCGATGAGCCCGGCTTGCCGGATGCGTTGAGAAGAAAGGACGACGGCGAGaatgcggcggcggcctcggagcCAAAGCCAT CTGccaaggaaggggaaggggagcaGAAGCAaaatggcggcgccgccgccgcggcgggcgatGGCAAGATGACGTGCGACGAGAACGGCGTGGACGAGGGCTTCCCGTACGCGCGGCCGACCGTGTGCGAGCTGTCCGGCGACATCCGGGTGAGCCCGAAGCAGAAGACCGTGTACCTGGTGAACCCGTCGGGCGCCGGCGGGTTCGACGAGGGCGGCGAGAAGCGGCTCCGGCCGTACGCCCGCAAGGACGACTTCCTCCTCCCTGGCGTGACGGAGGTGACGGTGAAGTCGTccccgtccgcggcggcggcgccccggtgCACGAAGCAGCACGCGGTGCCGGCCGTGCTCTTCTCCGTCGCCGGGTACACGGACAACTTCTTCCACGACATGGCGGACGCGATGGTCCCGCTGTTCCTGACGGCGGCGCACCTCAAGGGCGAGGTGCAGCTGCTGATCACCAACTACAAGCCGTGGTGGGTGCAGAAGTACACGCCGCTGCTGCGGAAGCTGTCCAACTACGCGGTGATCAACTTCGACGAGGACGCCGGCGTGCACTGCTTCCGGGCGGGGTTCGTGGGCCTGTACCGCGACCGCGACCTGATCCTGTCCCCGCACCCGACCCGCAACCCGCGCAACTACACGATGGTGGACTTCGGCCGGTTCGTGCGCGGCGCGCTGGCGCTGCCGCGCGACCGGCCCGCGGTGCTCGGCGAGGAGCCCGGCATGCGGCCCCGGATGCTGATCATCTCCCGCGCGGGGACGCGGCGGCTGCTGAacctggaggaggtggcggcggcggcgaaagaGCTCGGGTTCAATGTGAcggtggcggaggccggcgcggaCGTGCCGGCGTTCGCGGCGCAGGTGAACGCGGCGGACGTGCTGCTGGCGGTGCACGGCGCGGGGCTGACGAACCAGATCTTCCTGCCGACGAGGGGCGTGGTGGTGCAGATCGTGCCGTGGGGCAAGATGGACTGGATGGCGACCAACTTCTacgggcggccggcgcggggcaTGCAGCTCCGGTACCTCGAGTACTACGTCGGCGAGGAGGAGACGAGCCTCAAGGACAAGTACCCGCGGGAGCACACGGTGTTCAGGGACCCCATGGCGCTCCACAAGCAGGGCTGGCAGGCGCTCGCCGAGGTCGTCATGAAGCAGGACGTCACCGTCGACCTCATCAGGTTCCGGCCCTTCCTGCTGCAGGCGCTGGACAAGCTGCAGGAGTAG